AATGCCTTGAGCCGCTCAGATTGCTGCTCCTCCATTCCCATCGAGACCCAGACATCGGTGTAGACAACATCAGCCCCAGCAACGCCCCCTGACAGGTCTGTCTCCACAGCAACCTTCGAGTGCTTTGAGGCCTCGGCAACAAATTCATTATTTGGCGGGAAGCCTGCAGGGCATACAAGTCGGACGCTTGAGCCCATCATGGCGCATGCAAGCATAAGCGAGTTTGCGATATTGTTTGCCGCATCGCCCACATAGGCAATGGTCTTGCCTTTGCCAAGCTTGCCAAGCTCGTGCATTGTAAGGACATCTGCAAGCGCCTGGCAGGGGTGCTCAAGGTCGGTAAGGCCGTTTATCACCGGGATGCTTGAATGGCGCGACAGCTCAAGCAGGTCAGCGTGCTTGAAAAGCCTTGCCATTATTGCATCCGCATAACCCGACATTACATTGGCAGTATCGCTTATGGTTTCGCCCCTTGAGATTTGGCTTGTTATAAAATCAAAGTAGATTGCATGCCCGCCTAGTTGCGTCATGCCGGCCTCAAAGGAAAGCCTTGTGCGCGTTGAGGGTTTTTCAAAAAGCATCACAAGTGTCTTGTTTGCAAGTGAGGCGTTTTTTGCCCCTGCCTTGTATTCTGCCTTGATTTTTGCAGCCGACTCAACCAGCCTTGCCAGCTCCTCCTTTTTCATGCCTTTTATGCCAAGGTAATTTTTCATAACACCGCCTCGCCAAATTTTTTCACAAACTTTTCACAAACTTGTCAAACAGGTATTTTGAGTCCTGCGGCCCTGGACAGGCTTCAGGATGGTATTGCACCGAGAAGATTGGATGCGACTTGTGCGCAATGCCCTCGTTGGTGTTGTCATTGCAATTGATATGTGTCTGCTTGAAATCCTTGGAGAGCCCCGAGATGTCGATTGCATAGCCGTGGTTTTGGGTGGTTACCATCACGCGGTCGTTTTCAATGTCCAGCACTGGGTGATTGCTGCCCCTGTGGCCGAATTTGAGCTTGAAGGTTTTTGCGCCAGCAGCTTTTCCTATTATCTGGTGGCCAAGGCAGATGCCAAGCATTGGAAAGTCAAAACATGACTTGACTGTTGCGGCAATTGAGCCGAGCAGTTCCGGGTCGCCTGGGCCGTTTGAAACAACTATTCCCGAAGGGCTGTAGTCCTTGATAGTTTTTGCATCAGTGTATGCAGGCACGACAATTACTTCAAGCCCCCTTGTTACCAGCTCGCGGACAATGTTGTATTTTGCCCCACAGTCGATAAGAACCACTGATTTTGCGCCCTTGCCAAACCTCCTGGTTTTGCTTTGAGTCACCTTGCCAACAAAATCAACTGCCGAATAATGGTCTTTCTTGGCATGCTGCAAAAGACTTGGAAGGTCGGGCTGATTGGAACCCACATAAAGTGAACAGGGCATTACGCCCTGGGTCCTGATTTTCCTGACTACAGCCCTTGTATCAATACCTTCAATGCCACCAATGCCGTGGTCCAAAAGAAGCCTTGAGACGCTCCTGTCTGATTTGTAATGGTGCGGCTCTCTGCAAAGCTGCCGAACAACAAAACCCGATACGTGCACCTTGAGGCTTTCAAAATCGTCAGGATTGATTCCGTAGTTGCCAATAAGAGGGTAGGTCATTGTCAGGACCTGGCCTGCATACGACGGGTCGGTAAGCGCCTCCTGGTAGCCTGTCA
This genomic stretch from Candidatus Parvarchaeota archaeon harbors:
- the argF gene encoding ornithine carbamoyltransferase, with amino-acid sequence MKNYLGIKGMKKEELARLVESAAKIKAEYKAGAKNASLANKTLVMLFEKPSTRTRLSFEAGMTQLGGHAIYFDFITSQISRGETISDTANVMSGYADAIMARLFKHADLLELSRHSSIPVINGLTDLEHPCQALADVLTMHELGKLGKGKTIAYVGDAANNIANSLMLACAMMGSSVRLVCPAGFPPNNEFVAEASKHSKVAVETDLSGGVAGADVVYTDVWVSMGMEEQQSERLKAFGPYQVTSQVMAKAKKDAIFMHDLPAHRGLEVAADVIDGKQSVVFRQAENRLHAQKALLLELMAGKK
- the carA gene encoding glutamine-hydrolyzing carbamoyl-phosphate synthase small subunit — translated: MLYKNPQDSLVAALVLSDGSVFFGKGFGCEGTYSGELVFNTSMTGYQEALTDPSYAGQVLTMTYPLIGNYGINPDDFESLKVHVSGFVVRQLCREPHHYKSDRSVSRLLLDHGIGGIEGIDTRAVVRKIRTQGVMPCSLYVGSNQPDLPSLLQHAKKDHYSAVDFVGKVTQSKTRRFGKGAKSVVLIDCGAKYNIVRELVTRGLEVIVVPAYTDAKTIKDYSPSGIVVSNGPGDPELLGSIAATVKSCFDFPMLGICLGHQIIGKAAGAKTFKLKFGHRGSNHPVLDIENDRVMVTTQNHGYAIDISGLSKDFKQTHINCNDNTNEGIAHKSHPIFSVQYHPEACPGPQDSKYLFDKFVKSL